From a region of the Lactuca sativa cultivar Salinas chromosome 4, Lsat_Salinas_v11, whole genome shotgun sequence genome:
- the LOC111890392 gene encoding phytanoyl-CoA dioxygenase: MGIVGNLSSDQLQFFNSQGYLVIESFSSTEEVEALRKRMDQLLDGFDCSSSASIFSTKNQQRTSDDYFYDSADKISFFFEEKAFDDDGKLKQPKQLSINKVGHALHDHDPIFKKVSCSDKMSGILQSLGYKRPVIIQSMYIFKQPGIGGEVVPHQDNSFLYTDPQTCTGLWLALEDATIVNGCLWAIPGSHKNGLVRRFLRDDKGVHFDKPSPSYDQNDFVSIEVKAGSLVLIHGDLIHQSFENQSSKSRHAYSLHVIDTEDCKWAADNWIRRNVDPEPLYVS; this comes from the exons ATGGGAATCGTCGGAAATCTGAGTTCTGACCAGCTTCAGTTCTTCAATTCTCAAG GGTATCTTGTTATCGAATCTTTCTCGAGTACTGAAGAGGTTGAAGCGTTACGAAAGAGGATGGATCAATTGCTTGATGGCTTTGATTGCTCTTCCTCCGCCTCAATTTTCTCCACCAAAAACCAG CAAAGGACAAGCGATGACTACTTCTATGACAGCGCTGATAAGATTTCCTTTTTCTTTGAAG AAAAAGCATTTGATGATGATGGAAAGTTAAAGCAACCAAAGCAACTCTCTATAAACAAAGTCGGCCATG CTTTACACGATCATGATCCCATTTTCAAAAAGGTCTCTTGCTCGGATAAAATGTCAGGTATATTACAGTCATTGGGATACAAAAGGCCAGTAATCATTCAGTCAATGTACATATTCAAG CAACCAGGTATAGGTGGTGAAGTGGTTCCTCACCAGGACAATTCATTTCTATACACCGATCCACAAACTTGCACAGGGCTATGGCTGGCTCTAGAAGATGCCACCATTGTTAACGGTTGTTTATGGGCAATTCCCGGGTCCCACAAAA ATGGCCTTGTGAGACGATTTTTGAGAGATGATAAAGGCGTTCACTTTGACAAGCCCTCCCCATCTTATGACCAAAATGACTTTGTTTCCATTGAAGTGAAAGCCGGATCTTTGGTGCTCATTCATGGTGATCTTATTCATCAAag CTTTGAGAATCAATCCTCAAAATCAAGGCATGCTTATAGTTTGCATGTAATAGATACAGAAGATTGCAAATGGGCTGCAGATAACTG GATTAGAAGGAATGTGGATCCTGAGCCCCTATATGTATCTTAG
- the LOC111890380 gene encoding protein ESMERALDA 1 yields the protein MHAKNRLPSSGHNTPSPPASPLRSPRLRHPRSGKTAARFGLGVNRSITQRVAWIVLTFLLRRQGVFLFAPLLYISGMLFYMGTVSFDVVPDVIKSRRAPGSVYRSPELYAKLRHEMDADNSSSDAMSTIWKHAKGGDWRPCINKFSGGLPESNGYIYVEANGGLNQQRTSICNAVAVAGYLNATLVIPNFHFHSIWRDPSKFSDIYDEEFFVKTLENDVRIVDTVPGYLMERFDRNLTNVFNFRIKAWAPVQYYRDTVLPRLLEEKFIRISPFANRLSFDAPPEVQRLRCLANYEALRFSSPLLTMGQTLVSRMKERSKINGGKYISVHLRFEEDMVAFSCCVYDGGSKESEDMVAARERGWKGKFTKPGRVIRPGANRVNGKCPLTPLEVGLMLRGMGFDKSTSIFLASGRIYDSERHMAPLLEMFPLLQTKEMLASSEELAPFKNYSSRMAAIDYTVCLHSEVFVTTQGGNFPHFLLGHRRYLFNGHSKTIRPDKRKLAVYFDNPKIGWRTFKRHMLSMRAHSDSKGIELKRPNDSIYSFPCPNCMCHANKTEDSRTVVVSAS from the exons ATGCACGCTAAAAATCGGCTCCCCAGCAGTGGACACAATACCCCGTCGCCACCGGCCTCCCCCCTTCGCTCCCCTCGTCTCCGACATCCCCGCTCCGGAAAAACCGCCGCTCGATTTGGTCTTGGTGTTAATCGTTCAATCACACAACGTGTTGCGTGGATCGTACTAACCTTTCTATTACGTCGCCAGGGGGTTTTCCTTTTCGCTCCTCTTCTCTACATCTCTGGTATGCTGTTTTACATGGGGACTGTCTCTTTTGACGTCGTTCCCGATGTAATCAAGTCTCGGAGGGCTCCAGGGTCAGTGTACAGGAGTCCAGAACTCTATGCTAAGCTTCGACACGAGATGGATGCCGACAATTCGTCTTCCGATGCG ATGTCAACCATATGGAAACATGCTAAAGGCGGAGACTGGAGGCCTTGTATAAACAAGTTTTCAGGAG GCTTACCAGAGTCAAATGGATACATATATGTTGAAGCAAATGGTGGCTTGAATCAACAAAGGACATCG ATTTGCAATGCAGTTGCTGTGGCAGGCTATCTTAACGCGACACTTGTCATTCCAAATTTTCATTTCCATAGCATTTGGAGAGATCCCAG taAGTTTAGTGACATATATGATGAAGAATTTTTCGTTAAAACATTGGAAAATGATGTACGAATAGTTGACACTGTACCTGGATACCTAATGGAAAGGTTTGACCGGAATTTGACCAATGTTTTCAACTTCAGAATAAAAGCATGGGCACCTGTTCAGTACTACAGGGATACAGTTCTTCCAAGGCTTCTAGAAGAAAA GTTCATAAGGATTTCTCCATTTGCAAACCGATTATCATTTGATGCACCTCCTGAAGTTCAACGCCTTCGATGTTTAGCAAATTATGAAGCTTTAAGATTTTCAAGCCCTTTATTGACAATGGGTCAAACTTTAGTTTCAAGAATGAAAGAAAGGAGTAAAATCAATGGTGGAAAATACATTTCTGTCCATCTACGCTTTGAGGAG GACATGGTTGCTTTTTCTTGCTGTGTATATGATGGTGGATCAAAAGAGAGTGAAGATATGGTAGCTGCAAGAGAGAGGGGGTGGAAAGGTAAATTCACAAAACCTGGTAGAGTTATTCGGCCTGGAGCCAATAGGGTAAATGGAAAATGTCCCCTCACACCTCTAGAG gTTGGGTTGATGCTTAGAGGAATGGGATTTGATAAAAGCACATCCATTTTTCTTGCTTCCGGAAGAATATATGATTCAGAAAGACACATGGCTCCCCTTCTAGAAATGTTTCCCCTTTTACAAACCAAGGAGATGTTAGCATCTTCCGAGGAATTAGCGCCGTTTAAG AACTATTCTTCTAGAATGGCTGCTATAGATTACACTGTGTGTCTACATAGCGAAGTCTTTGTGACAACACAAGGTGGAAATTTCCCTCATTTTTTATTGGGACATAGAAGATATCTCTTTAATGGACATTCAAAGACAATTAGACCCGATAAACGAAAGTTAGCTGTATATTTCGACAACCCCAAGATCGG GTGGAGAACGTTTAAAAGGCACATGTTAAGCATGCGAGCTCATAGCGACTCGAAAGGAATTGAACTGAAAAGGCCAAACGACTCTATATATTCGTTTCCGTGTCCAAATTGCATGTGCCATGCAAATAAAACTGAAGATTCAAGAACAGTAGTAGTATCCGCTTCTTGA